Proteins from one Brassica napus cultivar Da-Ae unplaced genomic scaffold, Da-Ae ScsIHWf_260;HRSCAF=432, whole genome shotgun sequence genomic window:
- the LOC125601560 gene encoding uncharacterized mitochondrial protein AtMg00860-like, with protein MNSVFRDFLDESVIIFIDDILIYSKDEESHRKHLRAMLERLREHKLFAKLSKCSFWQKSIGFLGHIVSDQGVSGDPEKIRAVKDWPRPCSTTEVRSFLGLAGYYRKFLKGFASLAQAMTWLTGKDFKFTWSDECTR; from the coding sequence tcagtgatcatcttcattgatgatatcctgatctACTCCAAGGAcgaggaatctcatcggaaacattTGAGAGCcatgctggaacgattacgagagcACAAACTTTTTGCTAAACTCagcaagtgcagtttttggcaaaagagtattgggttcctcggtcATATTGTTTCTGACCAGGGCGTCTCAggggatccagagaagatcagggcagtcaaggattggccccgaccatgCAGTACCACAGAAGTtagaagcttcctagggctggcaggttactatagaaagtttTTGAAGGGATTTGCAAGCTTGGCTCAAGCTATGACatggttgactgggaaggactttaagttcacatggtctgatgAGTGTACGAGATGA